In Setaria italica strain Yugu1 chromosome IX, Setaria_italica_v2.0, whole genome shotgun sequence, the genomic stretch GACCCATGATCCAGCTTTCAAATGGAAGTTTTACGGCTTCTCAGCTTTACTTGATAGGGGGGCTGTACCAGCTTATTCTGCTCTTTTTCACTGCTGTGGATACAGTTGGTATGTATCATAATCCCAAAATGATTCTATATCTAGCAGACATGATGCAATACTCAATCTCATTTCGTATGTTTGAGGAGATTAAAATAGTTGTCTATCAAAAATATTGATTAgattgttcaagaaaaaaatattagctGTCACGTAGTCACAAATGATGTTCTATGAAGTTAGAAGCAATCACATTTCTGAAGAAAATCCATTCATTTTCTTCACTCTTGACTTCCTAGTCTGAGTTGTTCATCTGCCCATTAATTCATTTAACAGGTTCCTGCAAGTGAGCCCAGTGCATAAAAGATCTGGTGATGAGACTCCATTCGTTGCTCTTTGCCTTTCTGTAGACCGAAACACCTTAAGCCAGATTGCACCTTGAGTGCAGTGTTCGAGTTGTCAATGTACAACCACTCAAAAGGGACTTATCGTGGATGTAAAGGTAGTTAGACTGAACTTACTATTTCAAGTACATTCATTTGATTACACATTGGAGTTCTTATTCCTCCATGCTTTATAAGCTTCAGCAATAACTCCCCGAACTTGGAACTACTGAGCATCATATAACAATTTACCATTGCAACTCAATCTTTATAGAGTTTAATATATGATCAAATACTTGTCACACATGTGTGGTGTTGTATGGGTTTTCaaaccctttcttcttcttaatataatgtaCGCAACTCTCATgtgtgttcaagaaaaaaatgattGCCACATTGTCTTTTATATTTTCACACTATTTCGTTCACTTGATATTATATTCTTGTTTGATCAATATCCGAGAACATAACCATGCCACTCTTACTATTTTCATTCAGTATTTGCACTTCACAAAAGGTAGCCCTGCATACATGTTTTGATATGGCTATATTGATGACTATGATGGCAGATAGCAGATTGGTTCTCACCCTCTCACTGGAGGCTTTGAGATTTGCCAACTACTTTATGCTTAATTACAAATGAGCCACCAGACTCATATATATTGGGCCGGCCAAACAACTGACTCCAAACCAATCTAAGATATACTTATCCAACTAGAATTTAACTACTAACTCCTGTCGTGGCTGGACTCTTCTTTCTATGATGGAATTTCTAACCAAAGAAGTTGTCCATGACACTAATGCCACCCTGGGAAAACAGCTTGTCCTCAAGCTGGAACGTCAGATATCGCTCCTTGAAGTCCTCCAGTAACTCCCA encodes the following:
- the LOC111255850 gene encoding uncharacterized protein LOC111255850, translated to MIVFTCRGFLGRGSGRAMGNSCITGASPALLRKTHDPAFKWKFYGFSALLDRGAVPAYSALFHCCGYSWFLQVSPVHKRSGDETPFVALCLSVDRNTLSQIAP